Proteins from a single region of Puntigrus tetrazona isolate hp1 chromosome 2, ASM1883169v1, whole genome shotgun sequence:
- the LOC122360735 gene encoding uncharacterized protein LOC122360735 translates to MESLNVPNSPSCLGPMAILDTLLVTQTLSHPRALTLRQVAKDQMESLNVPNSPSCLGPMAILDTLLVTQTLSHPRALTLRQVAKDQMESLNVPNSPSCLGPMAILDTLLVTQTLSHPRALTLCRVAKCRVAKCRVAKCRVAKCRVAKCRVAKCRESKCRESKCRESKLPGVKCGKSSLNVPSCLGPMAGVLATLLVTQTLFRPQALTLDQMESLNVPNTPSCLGPMAILATLLVTQTLFRPQALTLDQMESLNVPNTPSCLGPMAILDTLLVTQTLSHPRALTLRQVAKDQMESLNVPNSPSCLGPMAILDTLLVTQTLSHPRALTLRQVAKDQMESLNVPSPQLPWPGGYPGCRVAKPCPILGL, encoded by the exons atggaaagcctcaacgtCCCAAATTCCCCCAGCTGCCTTGGCCCTATGGCTATCCTGGATACCCTTTTGGTGACCCAAACCTTGTCCCATCCTCGGGCTCTGACGCTGCGCCAGGTGGCCAAggaccagatggaaagcctcaacgtCCCAAATTCCCCCAGCTGCCTTGGCCCTATGGCTATCCTGGATACCCTTTTGGTGACCCAAACCTTGTCCCATCCTCGGGCTCTGACGCTGCGCCAGGTGGCCAAggaccagatggaaagcctcaacgtCCCAAATTCCCCCAGCTGCCTTGGCCCTATGGCTATCCTGGATACCCTTTTGGTGACCCAAACCTTGTCCCATCCTCGGGCTCTGACGCTGTGCCGGGTGGCCAAGTGCCGGGTGGCCAAGTGCCGGGTGGCCAA GTGCCGGGTGGCCAAGTGCCGGGTGGCCAAGTGCCGGGTggccaagtgccgggagtccaagtgccgggagtccaagtgccgggagtccaagt tgccgggagtcaagtgcgggAAGTCAAGCCTCAACGTCCCAAGCTGCCTTGGTCCTATGGCGGGAGTCCTGGCTACCCTTTTGGTGACCCAAACCTTGTTCCGTCCTCAGGCTCTGACACTggaccagatggaaagcctcaacgtCCCAAATACCCCCAGCTGCCTTGGCCCTATGGCTATCCTGGCTACCCTTTTGGTGACCCAAACCTTGTTCCGTCCTCAGGCTCTGACACTGGACCAG atggaaagcctcaacgtCCCAAATACCCCCAGCTGCCTTGGCCCTATGGCTATCCTGGATACCCTTTTGGTGACCCAAACCTTGTCCCATCCTCGGGCTCTGACGCTGCGCCAGGTGGCCAAggaccagatggaaagcctcaacgtCCCAAATTCCCCCAGCTGCCTTGGCCCTATGGCTATCCTGGATACCCTTTTGGTGACCCAAACCTTGTCCCATCCTCGGGCTCTGACGCTGCGCCAGGTGGCCAAggaccagatggaaagcctcaacgtCCCAAGTCCCCAGCTGCCTTGGCCGGGTGGCTATCCTGGATGCCGGGTGGCCAAACCTTGTCCCATCCTCGGGCTCTGA